The genomic DNA AGTACACCTAAGGTTCCTTCGGGAGCAAAAGTTCCCTGCTGTATAACACTTGCACCCTCAACCGCTGGGGTTCTGCAAGCGTAAGCCTGTGCGACAAAATCATTGATCAGTCGCGCTTTTTTGAATCCATAAACCGAGCTTCCCTTGGTAATATCCACAGCCCACGTCAAATTAGTAGGCTTGCAATAAACACCCTGCTCCACGGGGCCAGCAAGGGCCATCACCGTCATGTCAAAATCTTGGGGCGCATATGGAAATTCGCTTTCCGCAAGCTGACTTAAAAGCTCTTCGAAGCTATCCACTGCGGTACTGGAAAGCCATATCTTATCTTTCATTACAAGTTTGCCATCAGCGCCAACCTGAAACGCAGCAAACCTGCTATTTGTACCGCCAATATCAACAGCTAAAATCAACCCCATTATCTTGTACCCTCATATATTTTATGCCAGTAAATCGTGATCTTTTTAAAAACTATATTTGACCCTAATACAGTCATATTAAAAAAGTAAATCAGGTAATATACCTTTTTTCAATTGGAGATATGAAATGGCATGAAAAAACCCGAACCATAGACTCATATGTGAGTACAGTTCGGGCTTTGCTTTACTAGCTTGGTGAGCTTCTTCCATCACCTGTCAATACCGTGCAGGGTCATCAGGAAGCTTTTACCAAGGGAATTTCGTGTAGAATATTGGTCTTGCCATCCTTGGCATCCTTACGCATCTTGATATACTTTCTAGTTATGTTCCTAAGGGCTTCGGTCTTACCTTCTCGATTATTGGGGCAAAGAAATGCTACCAACTTGCGTTCTAACTTGTACGGATTCTGCTCATTCTTGATGGCAATAATTCCGTCCATAATCATTTTCTGGTTAATCAGCTCATTTCTGGTTCTACAGCGAACTGTTTCAGCCATAGGCGCGAAAATCATGTTGCTGAGAACTACCCCATAAAGAGTTGAAATAAATGCTACCGGAATATGCTTTAAAATAACAGCAGGATTATCAATCCCCATTAAGAGGCCTATCAAACCAATAACTGATCCTGCCACTCCGAATGCTGGTGCGAAACGGGCCAAGGACTGGAATACACGTTCAGATTCGTTTCTACGCATATTGAAAAATGACATTTCAGTTTTGAGGCAATCCTTGATTTCATCTTCAGTGAAATTATCCACCAATAACAT from Maridesulfovibrio frigidus DSM 17176 includes the following:
- a CDS encoding motility protein A, coding for MNRKNLVGVSVAAIIFIGSFWLSGGISLYWNAAAFAIVMSGLAVAIMLSYPVEQLTSAFKVVQNTYSSRLTTHEEIVDTLLDLSVRSRMDGMLSLEKAGEQTTMAFLKNGLMLLVDNFTEDEIKDCLKTEMSFFNMRRNESERVFQSLARFAPAFGVAGSVIGLIGLLMGIDNPAVILKHIPVAFISTLYGVVLSNMIFAPMAETVRCRTRNELINQKMIMDGIIAIKNEQNPYKLERKLVAFLCPNNREGKTEALRNITRKYIKMRKDAKDGKTNILHEIPLVKAS